A genomic window from Quercus lobata isolate SW786 chromosome 10, ValleyOak3.0 Primary Assembly, whole genome shotgun sequence includes:
- the LOC115966013 gene encoding uncharacterized protein LOC115966013, with protein sequence MSQTSIKVYSEMGLLKLPLLALLFSVFSLLSFTALCDDSELTVKFLKTPHAFSNLNSTVFVFEVLVGGSSACTNCNITCKLDDGFGRIIASECENGTVLCEGLKDGNHKFEVCPNGSQGVGCGSYNWTVDTVPPTANITASTNFTNDLNVSINISFSEPCTGPTGGGSFVCSSINDCNLLVYGAGQVIPNSLKILQPNLQYSVLVGLSSTAQYGLVILVMSKNFCADSAGNRFERNKNSNFSLLFDRRSINLTTHVPEWQLELNNETRLVRATNKCIKLRICLTFPAPVLNSSAEILNSIKPKILYSFPVSQGTLPLALRKEDPWHHRFEFKVVECKSGMAVVTIRIDENSIISRQGTPFSSVELITFLFDSLRPEVKLITPPSDSLRPDLRLSTLSDSPWPDVNLSTPFHMRTREPSISITIKFMEPVYGFDSTKILIDGGILLSFQNRSEREYAVVIEAKNDSVSLIVPENVARDVAGNKNLRSNFLIVRHYSVPIISTVISTLATASFVATSIAAGLLTVSIASLSSIGTFSTSFSSFSDPASNLFRMAGHIQVFALSRWLAVTLPVEYYEFARALRWSIPYFSLPWKTGHTHSGFPVNSNSYGSKIHESGIFSDVQHRISLPSKRLQPDEYITYFENDSGPEPVSDGWEDFSRSMFWLALIGGSLILLHALLLAILKSRKQKQRGYGVLAFPRFEIFLVNLAVPNICEASAALIRGGTTSGIVVGTLILVAVSFLLLDLLWFLTTGITFAKLVLYNEDNQVIQVGQRNPGIARVNLGPGNKGQWTWNNEKNSDCLTMLGPLFEDLRGPISGGSDDAHGDAPDDEAEEVSGGSDVAPTSSAQSMSRSTRPSRIPPTRSRTVATPTVPLTSSTSAGTHGDYQIIAPDDKTEGVEVSGGSVQTHAEAPSIQKLFMELRVYYTLLESVRRVLLGAMGGAYKNTWSSKIPVIILLCITSLQLFFLVLQKPFIKKRVQLVEIISVSSEVCLFALFLVLLDKELSPKQATIFGVSMLILFLMGFLPQIVNELYALRRQIKQLDTAEKCFRTGLRTALSGILLLISQEDSENCFPESSGDNNNGDQEDEEPKDTGNQGEEETNANERDRNSGSRDKNSRNMNRNSNRNRKRNRKLETTVP encoded by the exons ATGTCTCAGACATCAATTAAGGTTTACTCTGAAATGGGCTTGCTCAAGCTTCCATTGCTGGCTTTACTTTTCTcggttttttctcttttgagttTCACAGCACTCTGTGATGACTCAGAGCTCACTGTGAAGTTCTTGAAGACTCCCCATgcattctcaaatctcaactCAACCGTATTCGTCTTTGAAGTTCTTGTGGGTGGGAGTAGCGCTTGCACAAACTGTAACATCACTTGCAAG CTGGATGATGGCTTTGGCCGCATAATTGCGTCTGAATGTGAAAATGGGACGGTTTTGTGTGAAGGCTTGAAGGATGGAAATCATAAATTTGAGGTTTGCCCCAACGGGTCTCAAGGAGTTGGCTGCGGTAGCTATAACTGGACTGTTG ATACAGTCCCGCCAACGGCAAATATCACCGCCTCAACTAATTTCACAAATGATCTGAATGTTTCTATAAATATATCTTTCAGTGAACCCTGTACTGGACCTACTGGTGGAGGAAGTTTTGTATGCTCGTCTATTAATGACTGCAAT CTTTTGGTCTATGGTGCTGGCCAAGTTATACCGAACTCACTCAAAATTCTACAGCCAAACCTCCAATATTCTGTCCTTGTGGGTTTATCATCCACTGCTCAGTATGGGCTAGTGATTTTGGTAATGAGTAAGAATTTTTGTGCTGACAGTGCAGGGAACAGATTTGAAAGAAACAAGAATTCAAATTTCTCTCTACTTTTCG ATAGACGAAGTATCAACTTAACTACTCACGTTCCTGAATGGCAACTTGAACTTAATAATGAAACTAGACTGGTGCGAGCAACTAATAAGTGTATTAAACTAAGGATCTGTTTAACCTTTCCAGCACCTGTTCTGAACTCATCTGcagaaattttaaattctatcaaaccgaaaattttatattctttccCAGTGAGTCAGGGCACACTTCCTCTGGCTTTACGTAAAGAAGATCcttggcatcacagatttgaaTTTAAG GTTGTCGAATGTAAATCTGGCATGGCTGTAGTCACTATAAGAATTGATGAAAACTCCATAATAAGCAGACAAGGGACTCCATTTTCCTCAGTCGAACTAATTACTTTCCTATTTG ATTCTCTGAGGCCTGAGGTAAAGTTGATTACACCACCTTCAGATTCTTTGAGGCCTGACCTAAGGTTGAGTACACTTTCAGATTCTCCGTGGCCTGATGTAAATTTGAGTACACCATTCCATATGAGGACAAGAGAACCCAGCATTTCTATAACGATAAAATTCATGGAGCCTGTATATGGCTTCGACTCTACTAAAATATTAATCGACGGAGGGATATTACTGAG CTTTCAAAATAGAAGTGAAAGAGAATATGCTGTGGTGATAGAAGCAAAAAATGATAGTGTATCTCTCATTGTTCCCGAAAACGTAGCTAGGGATGTTGCTGGAAACAAAAATTTACGTTCCAATTTTCTAATAGTAAGGCACT aTTCTGTGCCCATAATATCTACTGTAAtttctacacttgcaactgctTCATTTGTGGCGACATCTATTGCTGCCGGGCTGCTTACAGTTTCAATCGCAAGCCTTTCCTCCATCGGGACATTTTCaacatcattttcttctttttctgatCCTGCGAGTAATCTTTTT AGAATGGCAGGTCATATTCAGGTTTTTGCATTATCTAGATGGTTGGCAGTGACACTGCCAGTGGAGTATTATGAATTTGCAAGGGCTTTGCGATGGAGCATTCCCTACTTCAGTCTTCCATGGAAAACTGGTCACACTCACTCAGGTTTTCCTGTCAACTCAAATTCCTATGGGTCTAAAATTCATGAATCAGGAATTTTTTCGGATGTGCAGCATAGGATTTCTCTTCCATCCAAGAGGTTGCAGCCAGATGAATATATAACATACTTTGAG AACGATAGTGGACCAGAACCTGTTTCAGACGG GTGGGAGGATTTTAGTAGAAGCATGTTTTGGTTAGCCCTAATTGGTGGAAGTTTAATACTGCTGCATGCTTTACTCCTTGCCATCCTAAAATCTAGGAAGCAAAAGCAGAGGGGTTATGGAGTACTTGCATTCCCACGATTTGAAATATTCCTTGTAAATCTTGCAGTGCCTAATATTTGTGAGGCCTCTGCTGCTCTAATTAGAG GAGGAACAACATCAGGGATTGTAGTTGGCACTCTGATTCTGGTTGCTGTGTCTTTTCTACTGCTGGACTTGCTCTGGTTCCTTACTACCGGTATTACATTTGCAAAGCTAGTTCTATACAATGAAGATAATCAAGTGATTCAAGTAGGTCAGAGAAATCCCGGAATAGCCCGAGTAAATTTGGGTCCTGGTAATAAAGGCCAATGGACATGGAATAACGAAAAGAACTCTGATTGCTTAACCATGTTGGGGCCTCTATTCGAAGATTTAAGAGGCCCTATTTCTGGGGGCAGTGATGATGCACATGGTGATGCCCCTGATGACGAAGCTGAAGAGGTTTCTGGTGGCTCTGACGTGGCTCCAACGAGTTCAGCACAAAGTATGTCCCGTTCAACTAGGCCAAGTCGTATTCCTCCGACAAGATCAAGAACCGTAGCAACTCCGACAGTTCCATTGACGTCCAGCACAAGTGCTGGTACACATGGTGATTATCAGATCATTGCCCCTGATGACAAAACTGAAGGGGTAGAGGTTTCTGGGGGCAGTGTTCAAACACATGCAGAAGCACCTTCTATCCAAAAACTGTTTATGGAACTCAGGGTATACTACACGTTGCTTGAGTCTGTGAGACGCGTTTTGCTAGGAGCAATGGGTGGTGCCTATAAGAATACCTGGTCTTCTAAGATTCCCGTTATAATCTTGTTATGCATCACTTCTTTGCAGCTCTTCTTCCTTGTTCTCCAGAAGCCATTTATTAAGAAAAGAGTTCAGTTGGTTGAGATCATCTCAGTTTCCAGTGAAGTATGTTTATTTGCTCTCTTTTTGGTTCTCTTGGACAAGGAATTGTCACCCAAGCAAGCGACTATATTTGGAGTGTCCATGCTTATACTTTTCCTGATGGGATTTTTACCACAGATTGTGAATGAATTGTATGCTTTGCGTAGACAGATAAAGCAGCTAGACACTGCTGAGAAGTGTTTTCGAACCGGTCTGAGGACAGCTTTATCTGGAATTCTTCTGCTTATCTCACAGGAGGACTCGGAAAACTGTTTCCCAGAATCTTCTGGGGATAATAACAATGGTGACCAAGAGGATGAAGAGCCTAAAGACACTGGTAACCAAGGGGAAGAAGAGACTAATGCAAATGAAAGGGACAGGAACTCTGGGAGTAGGGACAAGAACTCTAGGAACATGAACAGGAACAGCAACAGGAAcaggaaaaggaacagaaaattGGAAACTACTGTGCCATAA